A single genomic interval of Antechinus flavipes isolate AdamAnt ecotype Samford, QLD, Australia chromosome 1, AdamAnt_v2, whole genome shotgun sequence harbors:
- the ZNF706 gene encoding zinc finger protein 706 translates to MARGQQKIQSQQKNAKKQAGQKKKQGHDQKAAAKAALIYTCTVCRTQMPDPKTFKQHFESKHPKTPLPPELADVQA, encoded by the exons ATGGCTCGTGGACAGCAGAAGATTCAGTCTCAGCAGAAAAATGCCAAAAAACAAGctggacaaaaaaagaaacaaggacaTGATCAGAAGGCTGCTGCTAAGGCTGCCTTGATATATACCTGCACTGTCTGTAGG ACACAAATGCCGGACCCCAAGACCTTCAAACAGCACTTTGAGAGCAAACATCCTAAGACTCCACTTCCTCCAGAATTGGCTGATGTTCAGGCATAA